In Antennarius striatus isolate MH-2024 chromosome 8, ASM4005453v1, whole genome shotgun sequence, a single window of DNA contains:
- the LOC137600324 gene encoding UPF0450 protein C17orf58 homolog isoform X2, which produces MTRITLFLLFLILPHYRTQEHAGNELYTLIEKGQSSFQDPALSNQSRLVVKESSLPINELLEKSSRTSESKFILHPLPSAVWPKHSDLVPIPRHHNTHNKSKKAIKSDRLVEHNSEKNRQVIGLIPKTQVTGATASAHHNRTVQKTSQDSQSNASPVLSEPEGHPNSRPRGPPNAQPNQPAPSPRRDVTNRRLDPEENRPGKSSLYQSGIGSGSRNNSGPPIIFNRRSSSLLYQFDILRRESDFTHDAFCLSECRKEKEEREYYCYSEFAVNGIVHDIDVLRKGIRLITLMVSSDGFYKMSRLYVSPDSFFFKVRLLVLDTFRCSKPCPDIKLGSRYIIMGHIYHRRRHLPSDLLNLLGGKLKPGDGLLRSNNYIKRFNKRRHQKALEATRSK; this is translated from the exons ATGACAAGGATTACTCTGTTTCTCTTGTTCCTCATTCTTCCTCATTACAGGACACAGGAGCATGCTGGTAATG AGCTGTACACTCTGATagaaaagggtcagagcagctTTCAGGATCCAGCTCTGAGCAACCAAAGTCGTCTGGTGGTCAAAGAGTCCTCCCTCCCCATTAACGAGCTGCTGGAGAAGAGCAGCAGAACTAGTGAATCCAAAttcatcctccatcctctcccctCTGCTGTATGGCCAAAGCACAGTGACCTGGTTCCAATCCCACGCCACCATAACACCCACAACAAGAGCAAAAAAGCCATCAAGAGCGATCGTCTGGTGGAGCACAACagtgaaaaaaacagacaagtcATTGGTTTGATTCCAAAAACCCAAGTGACAGGAGCGACAGCATCGGCTCACCACAACCGAACTGTGCAGAAAACCAGTCAGGACAGCCAGTCCAATGCCAGCCCAGTGCTGAGTGAACCAGAAGGCCATCCCAACTCCAGACCCAGGGGTCCACCCAACGCTCAGCCGAACCAGCCAGCTCCCTCCCCACGCCGAGATGTCACAAACCGACGGCTGGATCCAGAAGAGAACCGACCAGGGAAGTCCAGTCTCTACCAGTCAGGAATCGGCTCAGGGAGCCGGAACAACAGCGGCCCTCCCATCATCTTCAACCGACGGTCCTCCAGCCTGCTTTACCAGTTTGACATCCTGAGGCGAG AGTCTGACTTCACTCATGATGCCTTCTGCTTGAGCGAGTgcaggaaggagaaggaggagagagaataCTACTGCTACAGTGAGTTTG CCGTCAATGGGATCGTTCACGACATAGACGTGCTGCGTAAAGGAATACGCCTCATCACCCTCATGGTGAGCAGCGACGGCTTCTACAAGATGAGTCGTCTCTATGTCAGCCCAGACAGCTTTTTCTTCAAGGTCCGTCTCCTGGTTCTGGACACCTTCAGGTGCAGCAAGCCCTGCCCCGACATCAAGCTTG GTTCCAGATACATAATAATGGGCCACATCTACCATCGGAGGCGCCACCTTCCCAGCGACCTCCTGAACCTCCTGGGGGGTAAACTCAAGCCTGGAGATGGTCTCCTGCGGAGCAACAACTACATCAAGAGGTTCAACAAACGGAGGCACCAGAAAGCCCTGGAGGCCACCCGCTCCAAAT GA
- the LOC137600324 gene encoding UPF0450 protein C17orf58 homolog isoform X1: protein MTRITLFLLFLILPHYRTQEHAGNELYTLIEKGQSSFQDPALSNQSRLVVKESSLPINELLEKSSRTSESKFILHPLPSAVWPKHSDLVPIPRHHNTHNKSKKAIKSDRLVEHNSEKNRQVIGLIPKTQVTGATASAHHNRTVQKTSQDSQSNASPVLSEPEGHPNSRPRGPPNAQPNQPAPSPRRDVTNRRLDPEENRPGKSSLYQSGIGSGSRNNSGPPIIFNRRSSSLLYQFDILRRESDFTHDAFCLSECRKEKEEREYYCYSEFAVNGIVHDIDVLRKGIRLITLMVSSDGFYKMSRLYVSPDSFFFKVRLLVLDTFRCSKPCPDIKLGSRYIIMGHIYHRRRHLPSDLLNLLGGKLKPGDGLLRSNNYIKRFNKRRHQKALEATRSKCR from the exons ATGACAAGGATTACTCTGTTTCTCTTGTTCCTCATTCTTCCTCATTACAGGACACAGGAGCATGCTGGTAATG AGCTGTACACTCTGATagaaaagggtcagagcagctTTCAGGATCCAGCTCTGAGCAACCAAAGTCGTCTGGTGGTCAAAGAGTCCTCCCTCCCCATTAACGAGCTGCTGGAGAAGAGCAGCAGAACTAGTGAATCCAAAttcatcctccatcctctcccctCTGCTGTATGGCCAAAGCACAGTGACCTGGTTCCAATCCCACGCCACCATAACACCCACAACAAGAGCAAAAAAGCCATCAAGAGCGATCGTCTGGTGGAGCACAACagtgaaaaaaacagacaagtcATTGGTTTGATTCCAAAAACCCAAGTGACAGGAGCGACAGCATCGGCTCACCACAACCGAACTGTGCAGAAAACCAGTCAGGACAGCCAGTCCAATGCCAGCCCAGTGCTGAGTGAACCAGAAGGCCATCCCAACTCCAGACCCAGGGGTCCACCCAACGCTCAGCCGAACCAGCCAGCTCCCTCCCCACGCCGAGATGTCACAAACCGACGGCTGGATCCAGAAGAGAACCGACCAGGGAAGTCCAGTCTCTACCAGTCAGGAATCGGCTCAGGGAGCCGGAACAACAGCGGCCCTCCCATCATCTTCAACCGACGGTCCTCCAGCCTGCTTTACCAGTTTGACATCCTGAGGCGAG AGTCTGACTTCACTCATGATGCCTTCTGCTTGAGCGAGTgcaggaaggagaaggaggagagagaataCTACTGCTACAGTGAGTTTG CCGTCAATGGGATCGTTCACGACATAGACGTGCTGCGTAAAGGAATACGCCTCATCACCCTCATGGTGAGCAGCGACGGCTTCTACAAGATGAGTCGTCTCTATGTCAGCCCAGACAGCTTTTTCTTCAAGGTCCGTCTCCTGGTTCTGGACACCTTCAGGTGCAGCAAGCCCTGCCCCGACATCAAGCTTG GTTCCAGATACATAATAATGGGCCACATCTACCATCGGAGGCGCCACCTTCCCAGCGACCTCCTGAACCTCCTGGGGGGTAAACTCAAGCCTGGAGATGGTCTCCTGCGGAGCAACAACTACATCAAGAGGTTCAACAAACGGAGGCACCAGAAAGCCCTGGAGGCCACCCGCTCCAAATGTAGGTGA